The DNA sequence TGCGGTCGCGATGGTATTTCCCTACCAGAGATACGAAACCATTTTTGCCTTTTTGACGAACGGAGAATTCCCGTGAACCGTATGCTGCCTATTGCCTTTACCGCGTTCCTGCTGAGCGCGCCTGCTTTCGGCCAGACCGTCGACAGTCAGGGCGCCAAGCAGTTGTCCGATGATCTGTCGCGCTATGTCGGCAAACAGGCGCTCGACAAGGGCATCCTGAAGGTTTCGGCCGAAGGCGCCGCCTACAAGATCGTGGTCGATTTCAAGGCGCTGGCCAGCAGCTTTCCCGACGAGAAGCTGGTGAAATTCGACTTTGCGCCCTATGCCCTGCTGGTCAAGCCGCGCAGCGACGGGTCCTGGGATGTCTCGATGGATTTTTCGCAGAGCGCCTCCTTTGAATTCAACGGCCCTCAGGGAAAGCAGAGCACGCAGTTCTCGATCAAGGATGGCAAGGGCAACGGCGTCTACGACCCCAAGCTGGCGGCCTTCACCAGCGCCACGAGTTCGATGGCCGGAATGACGATGTCGTCGCAGGACGCCAAACAAAAGATGGATGTGACCGCCGGTGCCGGCACCGTGACGCTTTCCGCGACCAAGGCGAGCAATGGCGGCGTCGATTTCACGACGTCGCAAAAGATTTCGAACTTCGTCGAAGCGATAAAATTCGACGATGCCGAGAGCGGGCTGAATTTTCCCGTCACCGTGAAGTCGCCGGAATTTTCCGTGGAGGCCAGCGGTAAGGGCGTGCAGACCAAGCCTCTGCTCGATCTTCTGGCGTTTGCCGTGGCCAACGAGGACGAGAAGACGCTGAAGGCAAACCAGGCGCAGCTCAAGTCGCTTCTGCTTGCAGCGCTTCCGGTGTGGGAGCGTATCGACGGAACCTATGGTTTCAAGGACTTCGCGGTCGACAGCCCGATCGGCACGTTCGGAGCAACCCAGTTCGGCATAGCGTTCGGTTCCGACGGCGTCGCCCAGAACGGCAAGGTCAGCTATGGTATCAAGGCTTCGGGGCTGACCGTGCCGCAGCAGCTTTTGCCGAGCTGGAGCGCGGCATTGCTGCCCACCGATATCGACCTGAATTTCGGCGGTGCCAATATCGATCTCGACAGCATGGCGAAGAAAGCCATCGAAGCCTTTGATCTCAACCAGGATCCGCCGCTGCCGGCCGAGTTCGGCGACCAGCTCAAAGCCGACTTCCTGGCCAAGACGCCGAAGGTCGTCATCGGCCACAGTACCGTAAAGAACAAGGACATGGAGATCGCGCTGGAAGGTGAGATGACAAGCTTCGGCCAGAAACCCGACGCAAATCTCACTGTCGACGTCGCTGGCTTCGACAAGATCATGGAGCATCTGCAGGAAGCGGCGAAGGCGGAGCCGGAAGTCGGGCAGTACGTGCCTGTCGCTCTCATGGCGAAGGGTTTTGCCAAGACGCTGCCGGACGGCAAGCTGGAATGGGCTATCAACACCAAGGCCGACGGCTCGGTCACCGTCAACGGCGTCATGCTGAAGCCCGCCGACCCGGCGGTGGACGATAGCGTCGACGACGGTGACGGTTCGGACGATGAGAGCGGCGGCGATAATGGCGGTAGCGATAATGGCGGCGGCGCTAACGGCGGGGCAGGGGCGAAGCTCAATCCTTGAGTGTTCTGCCCTTGAGCAAATCCGGAACAGTGCGAACCGGTTTTTTCGTCCGGGATCGCACCAAAACGCCTGGATTAGAACCCCAGCGCGCCAGCGATCTTAGGCGCGGCTTCGTGCCAATCCTGGACGACGATGACATCGTCCGGGACCGATGGCAGGAACGTACGCAGCGAATTGTCGGCCATCAGATGGAATAGGTTTGCGTCGGCGACCGAGTCACGCACCGACGCCAGATTGGCTGGCTGATCGTCGACGAAGACCACCGGCCTGCCGCTCTTGCCGCGCAGTTTGGCTACCGCCGGGCCCTTGGCCATTTCGGTGGTCAGCAGCGGATAGGCTAGCCCCAGTGCATCGAGATGGGCGCGTCGCACGGCGCGATGCCGGTGCGGCATGGCTGTCAGCAATATGATTTCGGCACGGTCTCCAAGCCCGGTCAGGGCTTCCGCGGCGCCATCGGTGATGCTTTGCCAATCGGCTTGCGCGTCGAAGAAATCGCCGAGGAGTGCGGTGACTTCAGGTTGTTCGATCAGGCGGCCGCTGGCTGTCTCGGCAATGTTGCCGGTCAGCCGGAAGGACGCCAGCGTCAGGCCATAGCCGCGCGCCTTGAGGAAATGCGGGAAGGGCCGGATGAATTCGAGCACCACGTCATCGACATCGAGCACCAGCAGCGGTCGGTCGTCAGCCGCCAGTTCCTCGATCTGGCGCGCGGTTTCGGGATCATCGCTCATGTGGAGTGCTCGTGATTGTCATCGCCAAGCGGCAAGACGCGCAACGCCTTGCCGACAGCCGCTGGTGGCGTGCCGGTTTCCTCGGCGAAGCGCATTAAGGTCGGCTCGTGGGCGAGAATGAACTGCAGGACGCCGGCCATGAAACCCGGCTCGCCGGCCGCCCGGCGGATCGAATGCGCCTCTATTCCCGTGATTGCCAGAAAGCGCGGTAAAAGCTCCGGATCGGCGGCAACGAAGCCCAGTGCCTTGACGGCAATGGTTTCCGCCTCTTCGCGCATTGACGCTGCGTTTGCCATCACTACCTTCGGTGCGTGGAATGAGTCTTTCCCGCAGTAATGGCAAGAATTGCTTGCGGCAAGCCATTAGCGTGTGGCGCGCCTTTTGGACGCGCAGGGAGGCGAGGCGGAATTCGTGCTGCTTTGCAGGCTTCGGGTTTCCGTTTCGTCAATCATATTGCCGTATAGTGCAGCAGGGTTTGGTGCGTTCAAGGAAAGAGCGCATGACGGCCACCTCCGGGCGGAGGACGGCCGGGACGGGATGTCGATGACTAAGAAGGTGATGATCGTCGAGGACAATGAGCTCAATATGAAGCTCTTTCGGGACCTCATCGAAGCAAGCGGTTACGAGACGGTGCGCACCCGCAACGGTCTGGAGGCGCTCGACCTTGCGCGCCAGCACCGGCCGGACCTCATCCTGATGGACATCCAACTGCCCGAAGTGTCGGGACTGGAAGTGACCAAATGGCTGAAAGAGGACGACGATCTGCACGTCATCCCGGTGATTGCGGTGACTGCCTTCGCGATGAAAGGCGACGAGGAACGCATCCGCCAAGGCGGCTGCGAGGCGTATATTTCGAAGCCGATCTCGGTGCCGCGTTTCATCGAAACCATCAAATCTTATCTGGGCGATGCCTGATGTACCCTTCCAGCCGAGCCGGAGCGTTGTGAAATGACTGCGCGGATCCTCGTCGTCGACGACATCCCTGCCAATGTGAGGCTGCTGGAAGTCCGGCTGCTGGCCGAGTATTTCGAGGTTCTGACCGCCACCAATGGGGCCGATGCGATCGAGACCTGCGAGAACGGCAAGGTGGATGTCGTGCTGCTCGACGTAATGATGCCCGACATGGACGGGTTCGAGGTCTGCCGGCGATTGAAGAGCGATCCGGCGACGTCGCACATTCCGGTGGTGATGATCACCGCGCTCGATCAGGTCACCGACCGCGTGCGCGGGCTCGAGGCCGGTGCCGACGATTTCCTGACCAAGCCGGTCAACGACTTGCAGCTGATGACGCGCGTCAAGAGCCTGGTCCGCCTGAAGTCGTTGACCGACGAGCTTCGGCTGCGCGCCTCGACCACGCGCAACATCGGCATCGAAGAACTTTTGAGCCGCAATTTCGCGTCCGAGGACACGACGCCGAAGGTGCTTTTGATCGACGAGCGCAAATCGTCGGTCGAGCGCATCCAGAAGATGCTGCGCGATCGTGCCGACCTCGACGTCACGGGCGATCCGCATGCCGGGTTCTTCCAGGCCGCGGAGACGCCCTATGAATGCGTGATGATCTCGACGGCCTTCGCCGATTTCGATCCGCTCAGGCTCTGCTCGCAACTGCGCTCGCTCGACCGCACCCGTTTCGTGCCGATCATCCTGCTGGCGGAGGAGGGCGAGGAGGAGCGCATCATCCGAGGGCTCGAACTCGGCATCAACGACTATCTGATGCGGCCGATCGACCAGCAGGAACTGACGGCGCGGCTGCGTACCCAGGTGCGCCGCAAGCGCTACAATGACCAATTGCGCGCCAGTGTCACCCAGACCATCGAAATGGCCGTGACCGACGGCCTCACCGGGCTGCACAATCGCCGCTATCTAGACAGCCATCTGCAGACGCTGTTCGATCGCGCCGTGGCGCGGCGCCGGCCGCTGTCGGTGATGATCACCGATCTCGACCGCTTCAAGTCCATCAATGATGCGCATGGGCATGACGGCGGCGACGAGGTGCTGCGCGAATTCGCGCGGCGGCTGCGCAAGAACGTCCGGGGTATCGACCTTGCCTGCCGGTTCGGCGGCGAGGAGTTCGTGGTGGTAATGCCCGATACCGACGGCGCAGTGGCCGAGAAGGTGGCCGAGCGCATTCGTGCCGAAATCGCCCAGATGCCGTTCGCCATCGGCGCCGAGGGCAAGACGATCGAGGTCACCGTCAGTGTTGGCGTGTCATCGGTGCTGAAGGGCGTGGACACGGTGGCGGCATTGATGAAACGCGCCGATCTCGCGCTCTACGAAGCCAAGAGCGGCGGCCGCAACCGCGTCGTTGCCAAGGCAGCTTGACGCTCCGGCCGCGATAATCCGGTCAACCCCAACAGGGTTACCCATTTACCTTAATCCAAGCGATTCGCGAGCCTTGGTTAAGAAACTGTTGATTTCCATAAGCTCTTGCGCAAATGTGAAGGCCAAGACGAAGCCGGCACGAGGTAGACAGCCGGCTCGATCCTCGAATACCCCATGATGCTCAGGTCCGCCGCATCTCCTGGGTCCGTGGGGTCGGCCGGCCGGCGCTGGCACATAGTGGCCTCCTCGTACCGCTGCCAAACGCCGACCGGCCCCCTTTGCCCGATATGACATCAGGAATCTGCGTCAAGCCCCGGAAGAAACGGGGCTTTTTGCGGCAGGTCCGCTTTTCTGGACTGTAACGGCTTCGGTTGCACCCTCGCGTGCTATGCTTGACAACACCGCGACTTTTTCGCCGCCATATGCATAAGGGGAAGAAGAGGAGTCAGCCCCCTCCATTTCATACATATGGCGCGCAAGGGGCTTGCGGCAAGACCCGGCTGTTCCCGTAGAACCACGACCCAGGTTAACGGAAACGGGAGTGGCGAAATGCCGGAATTGTTGCCAGGTGGCCGAGTGCGTCGAGATCATGCGGTGGTGATCGCCGGAGGCGGTCCGACCGGGTTGATGCTGGCTGGCGAACTCGCATTGGCGGGCGTCGATGTGGCCGTTGTCGAGCGGCGGCCAAACCAGGAACTCGTCGGTTTGCGCGCGGGCGGCCTGCACGCACGCACCATCGAGGTGCTCGACCAGCGCGGAATTGCCGACCGGTTCCTCTCGCAGGGACAGACATCGCCGTCGGTGGGCTTCCACATGACCCGATTGGACATCAGCGACTTTCCCACGCGGCACAACTATCTGCTGGCGTTGCGGCAAAACCACATAGAGCGGATATTGGCCGACTGGATCAGCGAGTTCGGCGTGCCGATCTATCGCCGGCAGGACGTCACGGGCTTCGCACAGGATAATGGTGGCGTCGACATCGATCTGTCTGGCGGCCAGCGGTTGCGGACGCAGTATCTCGTCGGCTGCGACGGAGGACGCAGCATGATCCGCAAGGCCGCGGGGATCGCGTTCGATGGATGGGATCCGACGATGAGCTGGATAATCGCCGAGGTCGAGACGGCGGAGGAACCAGCATTGGGCTTTCGCAGTGACGCCCATGGTATCCATGCGATCGGCAAGATTGAGGAAGACGGCCGGGTGGGTATCGTGCTGACCGAGCGACAACTGACCATTGGTGGCGAACCGACACTGCGCGATCTCAGCGAGGCGCTTGTCGGTGTCTACGGCACCGATTACGGAGTCCACAGTCCGACCTGGATTTCCCGGTTCACCGACATGACGCGGCAGGCTGCCGCTTACCGCGACAGACGTGTTCTGCTGGCCGGTGACGCCGCGCATATCCATCCCCCAATGGGCGGACAGGGCCTCAATATCGGCGTGCAGGACGCGGTGAACCTGGGGTGGAAGCTAGCTCTGGTGGTCAAGCGGATGTCACTGGAAGGCCTGCTCGACAGCTACCATGCCGAACGCCATCCGGTCGCCGCCCGCGTGCTGCGCAACGCGATGGCGCAGGTCGCGCTTCGCCGGATGGATGCTCGCACCAAGGCCTTGAGCGACACATTCGCCGAACTGCTCGCCATGGATGGGCCACGCAAACGGATCGCCGCGGAGATGTCTGGCCTGGGTGTCCACTACGATCTCGGGGAGGGGCACGCGCTGCTTGGGCGACGAATACCCGACCTCGATCTCTCCACCGCCAACGGGACGTTGCGACTGTTCACGTCGCTCCACGACGCGCGGCCGCTGCTCCTCAATTTCGGTGAACCAGGCAGGCTGGACATAGCGCCTTGGGCCGACCGGATCCGGCAGATCGACGCATCGTATGCCGGTGCCTGGGAGCTTCCCGTACTCGGAACGGTCGCCGCACCCGACGCGGTCTTGATCCGGCCCGATGGATACGTGGCCTGGGTTGGCGTTGAGGATGGACAGGGATTGGCCGATGCGCTGACCAGATGGTTCGGACCGGCCGCCGGAGCCGGGCGCCCCTCCCAACGCAGCGCGTCACCTTCCAAGGCCTGAAAGGCCGGCTGCCTCCTGACAAGCGATTGACAGGAGGCTCCATCTATGCAGAAATTGGTTGGACCATTGGACCACTTGGAGGAAATGTGGACCAGAACAGCCTGCCACCCATCCAGACGACGGCGCGTGACGACGCCGTGCTGAAGGCACTGGTGGGCTTCGTCCGCGCCGAGGCCTTGCGGCCTGGCGAGCGACTGCCGACCGAGCGCATCCTGGCCGAACGGCTCAAGGTCAGCCGCAACACGGTGCGCGAGGCGCTGACGCGGTGGGAAGGATTGGGCCTGGTCGAACGCCGGCAAGGCAGCGGCACTTTTCTCAAGGCCGCCGTCTCGCCCGACATGCTGCATTTGCCGCTGACGCTGACGGGCGGCAATGACTTCACCAGCCTGATGCAGACGCTGGAAATCCGCCGCGCGCTGGAGGCCGAGGCAGCGGCACTGTGCGCCGAGCGGGCAAGCCCGGCCGACATTGCCGAGATCGAGGGCAAGCTCGATATCATGGAGCAGGCGTTTCGCACCCTTGATGGCATGTCGTCGGAAGAGGACTGGGAATTCCACCAGGCGATCTACCGGGTCTCCGGCAATCCACTGTTCGAACAGATCATCGCGGCCATGCACGAACTGTTCCATCGCTTCTGGGAGCATCCGCTCGGTGTGCGCGATTTCGGCCATGCCAGCTTTCCCTATCACCGCACCATCTACGAACGTA is a window from the Mesorhizobium australicum WSM2073 genome containing:
- a CDS encoding DUF3572 domain-containing protein, which codes for MANAASMREEAETIAVKALGFVAADPELLPRFLAITGIEAHSIRRAAGEPGFMAGVLQFILAHEPTLMRFAEETGTPPAAVGKALRVLPLGDDNHEHST
- a CDS encoding response regulator, translating into MIVEDNELNMKLFRDLIEASGYETVRTRNGLEALDLARQHRPDLILMDIQLPEVSGLEVTKWLKEDDDLHVIPVIAVTAFAMKGDEERIRQGGCEAYISKPISVPRFIETIKSYLGDA
- a CDS encoding FadR/GntR family transcriptional regulator, producing the protein MDQNSLPPIQTTARDDAVLKALVGFVRAEALRPGERLPTERILAERLKVSRNTVREALTRWEGLGLVERRQGSGTFLKAAVSPDMLHLPLTLTGGNDFTSLMQTLEIRRALEAEAAALCAERASPADIAEIEGKLDIMEQAFRTLDGMSSEEDWEFHQAIYRVSGNPLFEQIIAAMHELFHRFWEHPLGVRDFGHASFPYHRTIYERIAARDPQGARDEALKLIATVEDDLKRGAAKLKLSDLK
- a CDS encoding PleD family two-component system response regulator, whose protein sequence is MTARILVVDDIPANVRLLEVRLLAEYFEVLTATNGADAIETCENGKVDVVLLDVMMPDMDGFEVCRRLKSDPATSHIPVVMITALDQVTDRVRGLEAGADDFLTKPVNDLQLMTRVKSLVRLKSLTDELRLRASTTRNIGIEELLSRNFASEDTTPKVLLIDERKSSVERIQKMLRDRADLDVTGDPHAGFFQAAETPYECVMISTAFADFDPLRLCSQLRSLDRTRFVPIILLAEEGEEERIIRGLELGINDYLMRPIDQQELTARLRTQVRRKRYNDQLRASVTQTIEMAVTDGLTGLHNRRYLDSHLQTLFDRAVARRRPLSVMITDLDRFKSINDAHGHDGGDEVLREFARRLRKNVRGIDLACRFGGEEFVVVMPDTDGAVAEKVAERIRAEIAQMPFAIGAEGKTIEVTVSVGVSSVLKGVDTVAALMKRADLALYEAKSGGRNRVVAKAA
- a CDS encoding FAD-dependent monooxygenase, with translation MPELLPGGRVRRDHAVVIAGGGPTGLMLAGELALAGVDVAVVERRPNQELVGLRAGGLHARTIEVLDQRGIADRFLSQGQTSPSVGFHMTRLDISDFPTRHNYLLALRQNHIERILADWISEFGVPIYRRQDVTGFAQDNGGVDIDLSGGQRLRTQYLVGCDGGRSMIRKAAGIAFDGWDPTMSWIIAEVETAEEPALGFRSDAHGIHAIGKIEEDGRVGIVLTERQLTIGGEPTLRDLSEALVGVYGTDYGVHSPTWISRFTDMTRQAAAYRDRRVLLAGDAAHIHPPMGGQGLNIGVQDAVNLGWKLALVVKRMSLEGLLDSYHAERHPVAARVLRNAMAQVALRRMDARTKALSDTFAELLAMDGPRKRIAAEMSGLGVHYDLGEGHALLGRRIPDLDLSTANGTLRLFTSLHDARPLLLNFGEPGRLDIAPWADRIRQIDASYAGAWELPVLGTVAAPDAVLIRPDGYVAWVGVEDGQGLADALTRWFGPAAGAGRPSQRSASPSKA